The Pseudomonas sp. FP198 genomic interval CTTCGTCATCTTCCATATGGTCGTAACCGAGCAAATGCAAGCAGCCGTGAATCACCAGGTGAGCCCAGTGGGCCTCAGGGGTCTTGTGTTGTTCCGCCGCTTCACGCTCCACCACGGGGACGCAAATCACCAGGTCGCCCAATAGCGGGATATCGAGCAGCTCGTCGGGCACGTCGGCGGGGAAGGACAGCACGTTGGTGGCGTAGTCCTTCTGCCGCCAGGTGTGGTTCAACTCACGGCCTTCGGCTTCGTCCACCAGGCGGATGGTCAGTTCCGAGTCGGCGCTACGCTGACGCAGGGCCAGTTCGCACCATTGACGGAATTGGGCCTCGTCGGGGGCGGCATGTTCGCTGGC includes:
- the ybeY gene encoding rRNA maturation RNase YbeY — its product is MLELDLQLASEHAAPDEAQFRQWCELALRQRSADSELTIRLVDEAEGRELNHTWRQKDYATNVLSFPADVPDELLDIPLLGDLVICVPVVEREAAEQHKTPEAHWAHLVIHGCLHLLGYDHMEDDEAEEMEALERTLLAELGHPDPYAGDEH